In Aeromicrobium yanjiei, the sequence ACCGATGTTGTGGTGGGTTACTCGGTGGCCGCGCGACCACCTGCAGGTGAGAAGCCGGTGTGGTTCGGTGGCGGAAATCTTGGTCGTGATCTGACACTTCCCCGGCTGCGCAGCGGGTGGCCCGACACCCCCGAGGAGCACACCGCGGCGGTCGCAGAATGGAACGCCGCGAAGCGCGATCAGCGGCCAGCGGCACCTGGTCGTGAAGTCGGTGAGGTCGACCCACAGGTATGGGCCGAGTGCTTGACGGACGTCGGGAAGCTGCGCGACCGGATGCAGTCGGTGCCGGTCGACGACACCGCCGCGTGGGCGCAGCTGGCCAAGGAGACGTCCGGCGTGTTCGCGGCCTGGTCGATCCAGACCGAGGGCCAGCCCGGCCCGCTGGCCGATGCGTCGATGGCGCTGTCGAGGTTCAGTCAGGTGCAGGCGCACAAGGTTCCGGTCAAGCGAGTCCCGCAGCCGGGCATGCGGCAGGCCGCGATGCTCCTGATGCAGGCGACCTCGAGCAAGTCGCCGGCCGCATCGCAGGCGCTGTTCCTAAACACGATGATGCAGCTGCTCAAGGCGATGCACGACCACCAGACGGCGGTACGCCGGCACCAGGCAGCGCGACAGGTGGAGGCGGCCGTGCGCGGCTCGCTCGTGCGGGTCAGCGAAACACTGCCGCCCGTTCCGGTGGTAGCCAGCGCGATCCGTGATGGTGACCGGCCTAGTGCTACCGACCGGTTCACGATGCCCGGGCATGCGCCGGTTGCCGGCGCGGTCCAGCCCATCGTGCGGCCGCCACTACCGACCGGACGCAACAACAGTGCTAGCTCAACGGAGAGGCCCACGCTCGATCCAGGGCAAGGTCCTAAGCGTGGGCGATGAGCAATCGGCAATTCAAACGGGGGTTGGCGCGCATCTGTTCGTCGGTGGTGTTGACGGCTGAGGTGGAAACGCGTGAGGCATGCCTATCCCAAGCTGGTTCTGGTCAATGGATTTGAGGTAGGTCAGCATGCCTTGGCGGACGGCGTCGATGACCAGCGCGGCGGCTGCGACCACCACGCCGACGGCACCTGCAGTCTGCGCTACCAGGTCAGGCTCCGCACGTAGTCGTCTTCGCTTGAGGTTCATGGGTGCTTCTTGATAGGTCGCACCGCCCCTGCACTCTGCGACAACCACGGCTCGAATCGCTCAACGAACCCGTGAAGGTGCGCAAGAGAGGAGAGGTGCACCTGTAGGTCTCCGATCCCGTGGCGGCCCTTGCCCTGCACGCTGCGAACTCCGGGGAAGTCACCAAAGTCAGACGGGTTCAGCGGTAGGGCCAGCACGAACTTCGACTTAGTTCTCATGACACTCAGAAACACCTGCGATCGCTCGCCTATCCGCGGCGCAGATTCCGTCTCTCGTCGATACCCTAGATAGGCGTTTCTGTAGGTGTATTGCACGCCAGGATTTCGGATGCGAACCGTGCGGTCGAGCGCTTCCAGCATCTCGGTGAAGGTTTGAGTCGTCTCGCCGAAGTAGGCGCGTAGTTCAGCCCGGTCTGTGACCCGCATATGAAAAAGGCCTGCGATGATGTCTTCGGGGCTCCGACCTGTCTGAGTAGCGGCGTCCGCGAGGTAGTCCAGCACTTCGCTGGGAAGACGCATAATTCTCCTTCGAGCGACCTACCGCGGTGGTTTGAATGCGGAGATGATGGTCCGAGCGTGTTCGCTATCCAGCAGCAGCTCAGCTTCTGTGACCGCCCGTGCCGTTGTACGGAGCGCAGCGACGCTCGCCTCAGCATCGAGCGCAGCCTGAAGTGCGTTGTCGATCCTGGCCCGCACATCTGACGATGGGATCGGAACCTGGAGTTGACGAACGATATCCCAGGTGACCCGCGTCCTGCCGATGCCAGTAGAGAGCAGGAGCATGTCTGCCCGGGACTCGGGCGTACGCAGAATCGACCAGATCACTGATGCAGGGAGTGAGCCCGAGGGGCGGACGACGGTGAACTCGCTGGTGACAACGCACCCTGCCAGCGAGTCAGGAACGATGGCGATAGCACCGTGGATCGCGTTGATATGGCTAATAACTATGTCACCGGCCTTGACCCTGACCAGTTGCTGTTTCGTCAGGTCGCCGACCGTGACATCTTCGCCTGCTTCACAGAACCCGTCATACTTCACACGGAGATAGGTGACGATCTCGTCAGCGTCGGTATCCATGTCGACGATGCGCTCAGCGAGTTCCACAGCGTCCGTCGTTTCGATGGCACGTGTCAGCAGATCGCCAGCAGCGGAGACTTCAAGTCCGGCGTCTGTCCAGTCAGAGATACGCGAACCCGACTCCGGTAGGCAGGCTTTCACGTCCATGCGCTCCGCGATGGCTGAGGCCGGAACAACCCACGCCGGGTCGCCCTCGCCGTTGCGGAACTTCCTGTAGAGATCGACGACTGTGCGAATCTCCTCGGCCGCTCGCTGCCTCTTGGCCTCATCGCCGGGGAGAACACGCTGACGCGGCGCATCGTCCACACCGACGTGGGAGCAGTAGTACATGAAGACATCGGGCTGCACCTCCTCCGTCCCATCCCTCTTTTCCAGGATCAGCACTGAGGTCTTCACGCGCGCTTGAGATCTCTGGAAAGCATCCCCCGGCAGGGACACAACCGCACGGATGATCCAGTTCTTGCGGATCCAGTTGCGCAAACCCTTGTGCTTACTCGCCCCGAGGATCCCATCGTCAAGGACTGTGATGAGTCTGCCGTGAGGTGCCAGCAGATCGTGATAGCGCTCAAGGAACATGACCATCGAACTCAGCGACTGCACAGGGCGACGCGACTCGTCACCGCCGGTGAACGCGAGATCGTAATCGTCGAGTAGCTTCGCGTCGTTCACCTGCTTCCGGCTGTACTCCTTCGCGAACGGCGGGTTGGTGAGCGCCACGTCTGCAAGACGGGTGCCGTCCAGCAGACCGCCGTCGATGCGAGCCTTAAACTCCTGCTTCTCTCTCTTCAGCTCGGGGCTGTCGCTGGGGAATATGCTGACCTTTTTGTCGAGGGCATCCAGTTGGTAGATGCTCGTGCCCCCGTCGCCGTGCAGGTACATGTTGATTCGGGCGATACGGGCAAGTGCCGGGTCTCGGGCAATATCAACACCGATCAGTGCCTTCGTGGCTACCTGATCGCGGAGGTCCCGTTTCTCGCGATCACTGAGTGAGGAGTTCTCATTGATCTTCGTCCACATGTCTGCCAGTGCCTCGATGAGGAATCCGCCCGTTCCACAGCATCCGTCGATGACCCTGTCCAGGTGGTCGCCGTTCGCCTTGAGGTCTGCCAGACCGGTTGCTAGTTTCACGACGCTGCGAGGAGTGAAGTACTGCCCGAGCGCCTTTCCGCGAAGAGTGGAGTTGAGGAACGTCTCGAACATTCGCCCGTTGAGGTCGGCATCAATCGTAATGAGATCAACGTTCTCGAGCCGCTCGGCGATACTCTTTAAGGTTTCGGGTGCTAGTTCCAGGCGTTCGTTCTTCGAGAAGATCCGCTTCTTGCTACCGGATGCGATCTGCGTCTCGAAGTCTTCTAACAGTTCCTGAAACTTGAGCCGGTCGAGCGGATTAGGGGTCTGCGTGCTGTACCGATCGATCCAGTGCCTGGAGAAGAACACGTCATCCGCGGGTACGGCCACAGTCTCAACGTCCACCTGCCGAAGATTCGGGCTGTTGCGTGCTTCGCGATCCGAGACCAACTTCAGGAAGATCACCTTGACAAACTCCATGAAGGCAGCCGTGTAGCTGAGGCTTTCACGCTTGTAGATCGTCTTATGAGCCCACGCGAAGTCAGCGTTCAGTTCAGCAACTGAGTGCCTGCGCAGGAGGTGCTCTCCCTCCGGTTCTGCCTCGGCCTTCGGCGTGGCGAACGCTGTAGGTGCCAGAAGGAAGCGAATTGCGTCGTACCGTTCGTTGCCATCCACGAAGTCGCCGAATTTCGCCTTGGCAACCGGAGTGTCGTTGTCCCACCGGTAGACGCGTGTCGAGATGCCGTTCGTCAGGATGAAGAACTCAACAGGATTGTCAGCCTCAGACTTGTTGAGTTCGTGGCAATAACTCGAACCCTGGTGGACCCAGTCATCCAGATCCTCTTCGATTCCCTTGGCCTCGACGATGCAACGGACGCGGCCCTTCGCTTCGAGTGCGTAGTCCGGTCGCCACTTGTACTTCTGGCGACCCCGCCCGAGAGCCAGTTCGGGGAGAGAAGCTTTGGTTCGGATTTCGCTGTCCTTGTACCCCAGGTCTGGGAGAAGCCGATTCACAAAGAACGCCTCGACGCTGGCCTCGTTGCCGAGGTCGGCAAGGTTGCCGAACTTATTGCTGGGCAGTTCAGGCATACGTGATCTCCGGCATGCATCGATGATAGCGTCAATCTAGGACCAAAAGCGGTTTGGCGAGTTTGCCTGCGTACTGCAGCAGGTCCCGAACTCGTCCGTAAGGACATGCTCGGGACCTGCCGCGTCGGCAGAGGCATGCGGTGTTGGAAGAGGTGTCCATGGACTCCCCAACACTCCGGCCCAGCCGATCGATTGAGGGTATCAATGCGGGCACGCTGGAGCGGTCCCGGGCGTTGGCACCCACTGCATTGCGTGGCGCCCTCTGAGCCCGCGGCTGGCGTGAGACAGATCGACTGCGCCGAGAG encodes:
- a CDS encoding relaxase/mobilization nuclease domain-containing protein gives rise to the protein MMPNITRGDRAGGLMVYLASEGRHNEHENPHLVAGDSQIMAWHDDTELSRVDALAIAAELDAPRRQLGVEVPGGHVWHCSLSLAADEGQLTDDQWGQIASDFVDEMGFTEASGKAPCRWVAVRHGVSKAGNDHIHVAVSLVREDGTKASVWNDRNTAQRVSGELEVKYGLRVLESRQNGYGIRGVKPAELAQAEKAGTEPVRVTLGRKVRAYGTASVDEAEFVRRCRRGGLLVRPRYASDRTDVVVGYSVAARPPAGEKPVWFGGGNLGRDLTLPRLRSGWPDTPEEHTAAVAEWNAAKRDQRPAAPGREVGEVDPQVWAECLTDVGKLRDRMQSVPVDDTAAWAQLAKETSGVFAAWSIQTEGQPGPLADASMALSRFSQVQAHKVPVKRVPQPGMRQAAMLLMQATSSKSPAASQALFLNTMMQLLKAMHDHQTAVRRHQAARQVEAAVRGSLVRVSETLPPVPVVASAIRDGDRPSATDRFTMPGHAPVAGAVQPIVRPPLPTGRNNSASSTERPTLDPGQGPKRGR
- a CDS encoding N-6 DNA methylase translates to MPELPSNKFGNLADLGNEASVEAFFVNRLLPDLGYKDSEIRTKASLPELALGRGRQKYKWRPDYALEAKGRVRCIVEAKGIEEDLDDWVHQGSSYCHELNKSEADNPVEFFILTNGISTRVYRWDNDTPVAKAKFGDFVDGNERYDAIRFLLAPTAFATPKAEAEPEGEHLLRRHSVAELNADFAWAHKTIYKRESLSYTAAFMEFVKVIFLKLVSDREARNSPNLRQVDVETVAVPADDVFFSRHWIDRYSTQTPNPLDRLKFQELLEDFETQIASGSKKRIFSKNERLELAPETLKSIAERLENVDLITIDADLNGRMFETFLNSTLRGKALGQYFTPRSVVKLATGLADLKANGDHLDRVIDGCCGTGGFLIEALADMWTKINENSSLSDREKRDLRDQVATKALIGVDIARDPALARIARINMYLHGDGGTSIYQLDALDKKVSIFPSDSPELKREKQEFKARIDGGLLDGTRLADVALTNPPFAKEYSRKQVNDAKLLDDYDLAFTGGDESRRPVQSLSSMVMFLERYHDLLAPHGRLITVLDDGILGASKHKGLRNWIRKNWIIRAVVSLPGDAFQRSQARVKTSVLILEKRDGTEEVQPDVFMYYCSHVGVDDAPRQRVLPGDEAKRQRAAEEIRTVVDLYRKFRNGEGDPAWVVPASAIAERMDVKACLPESGSRISDWTDAGLEVSAAGDLLTRAIETTDAVELAERIVDMDTDADEIVTYLRVKYDGFCEAGEDVTVGDLTKQQLVRVKAGDIVISHINAIHGAIAIVPDSLAGCVVTSEFTVVRPSGSLPASVIWSILRTPESRADMLLLSTGIGRTRVTWDIVRQLQVPIPSSDVRARIDNALQAALDAEASVAALRTTARAVTEAELLLDSEHARTIISAFKPPR